One genomic window of Ktedonobacteraceae bacterium includes the following:
- the eno gene encoding phosphopyruvate hydratase: MTTIEDIAAWEILDSRGNPTIEVEVLLMGGERGVAAVPSGASTGVHEAVELRDGDRSRYGGKGVLKAVHNVNGTIREAIIGLDAMDQVLIDELMIELDGTPNKGALGANAILGVSLAVAKAAANALQEPLYRYLGGVGARTLPVPMMNILNGGKHADNSTDMQEYMILPVGAPTFREALRMGAEVYQSLKKVLHGKKYNTNVGDEGGFAPSLGSNREALELIVAAIESAGYKPGIDICLGMDPAASEFYDNGKYVLAREGRTLNSGEMVNLYEQWIGEYPIITIEDGLAQDDWDGWSLLRQRLGNRVQLVGDDLFVTNTARLKRGIEEHSANSILIKLNQIGTLTETLAAIEMAKRASFTAVVSHRSGETEDTTIADLVVATNAGQIKTGAPARSERVAKYNRLLVIEDELGEKTARYAGWSAFYNVPALYGR, translated from the coding sequence ATTACTACAATCGAAGATATAGCAGCGTGGGAAATCCTTGACTCGCGCGGAAATCCGACGATTGAGGTTGAGGTGCTACTGATGGGTGGCGAGAGAGGCGTGGCGGCTGTTCCTTCCGGCGCTTCGACGGGAGTACATGAGGCCGTCGAGCTGCGCGACGGGGACAGGAGTCGCTACGGTGGCAAGGGGGTTCTGAAAGCGGTACATAATGTCAATGGAACCATTCGCGAGGCGATTATTGGGCTGGATGCGATGGATCAGGTATTGATTGATGAGTTGATGATCGAACTGGATGGTACTCCCAACAAGGGCGCTCTGGGGGCCAATGCCATCCTTGGAGTCTCCCTGGCGGTGGCGAAGGCGGCGGCAAATGCGCTGCAAGAGCCGCTATATCGCTATCTGGGCGGTGTCGGGGCACGCACACTACCGGTGCCGATGATGAATATTTTGAACGGCGGGAAGCATGCCGATAATTCGACTGATATGCAGGAGTATATGATTTTGCCGGTCGGCGCTCCAACATTCCGCGAGGCGCTGCGCATGGGTGCCGAAGTCTACCAGTCGCTGAAAAAGGTATTGCATGGCAAAAAGTACAATACCAATGTGGGCGATGAAGGGGGCTTTGCGCCATCGCTCGGCTCCAACCGCGAGGCGTTGGAGTTAATTGTTGCCGCCATTGAGTCGGCAGGTTATAAGCCCGGTATAGACATTTGCCTGGGTATGGACCCGGCGGCCAGCGAGTTCTACGACAATGGCAAATATGTGCTGGCGCGCGAAGGACGGACGCTCAATTCCGGTGAGATGGTGAACCTCTATGAGCAATGGATCGGCGAATACCCGATTATCACGATTGAAGATGGCCTGGCCCAGGATGACTGGGACGGCTGGTCGCTGCTGCGCCAGCGGCTGGGAAATCGCGTTCAACTGGTGGGCGATGACCTGTTCGTGACGAATACGGCGCGCCTCAAACGCGGTATTGAGGAGCATTCGGCCAACTCGATCCTGATCAAGCTCAATCAGATCGGCACGCTGACGGAGACACTCGCGGCCATCGAGATGGCGAAGCGCGCCTCTTTCACGGCGGTTGTCTCGCATCGTTCGGGAGAGACCGAGGATACGACGATTGCCGACCTGGTGGTGGCGACGAATGCCGGGCAGATTAAGACGGGCGCGCCCGCCCGCAGCGAACGCGTCGCCAAGTACAATCGCCTGCTGGTCATCGAGGACGAGCTTGGCGAGAAGACGGCCCGCTACGCCGGCTGGAGCGCGTTTTATAATGTGCCCGCGTTGTATGGACGATAG